One region of Candidatus Peribacteraceae bacterium genomic DNA includes:
- the ssb gene encoding single-stranded DNA-binding protein — protein sequence MFSFNRVSIIGYQTQPLTVRQTPSGTSVTDLNLVVPYTFRAESGEILEGKGFHTVTLWGPMADVAGRYLKAGSQVFISGRLQTDSWDDEKTGEKRSKTKIIGLDMIMLDPKDGLHPHDGPASLRAALNRAEVIGNVTRDPEIRTTTGGQQVLTLGVATNEKWKDKGSGEMRERTEFHNVVIWGALAQEVAKMLKKGNKAYVCGRVQTRSWETKDGQKRYTTEIVADQVNMLGTRHPLADTSISTEVAAGGVRAAAPASAAAAADSPSVDVPEVAYASEIKVEDLPF from the coding sequence ATGTTCTCCTTCAACCGCGTGTCCATCATCGGCTACCAAACACAACCGCTCACCGTCCGCCAAACGCCTTCCGGCACCAGCGTGACGGATTTGAACTTGGTCGTTCCCTACACGTTCCGCGCCGAGAGCGGAGAAATTCTGGAGGGGAAGGGTTTCCACACCGTCACTCTCTGGGGTCCCATGGCCGACGTGGCGGGGCGCTACCTCAAGGCCGGCAGCCAGGTCTTCATTTCCGGCCGGTTGCAGACCGACAGCTGGGACGATGAGAAGACGGGCGAGAAGCGCTCCAAGACCAAGATCATCGGCCTCGACATGATCATGCTGGACCCCAAGGACGGCTTGCATCCGCACGATGGCCCCGCCTCCCTTCGCGCCGCGCTCAACCGCGCCGAAGTGATCGGCAATGTGACGCGCGATCCCGAGATCCGCACCACCACCGGCGGCCAGCAGGTGCTCACGCTGGGCGTGGCCACCAACGAGAAGTGGAAGGACAAGGGATCCGGGGAAATGCGCGAGCGCACGGAGTTCCACAACGTGGTCATCTGGGGAGCGCTGGCGCAGGAAGTCGCCAAGATGCTCAAGAAAGGGAATAAGGCGTACGTGTGCGGCCGCGTGCAGACGCGCAGTTGGGAGACGAAGGACGGGCAGAAGCGCTACACCACCGAGATCGTCGCCGACCAAGTGAACATGCTCGGCACGCGCCACCCGCTGGCGGATACCTCCATTTCCACGGAAGTGGCGGCGGGAGGGGTCCGTGCCGCGGCTCCCGCTTCCGCAGCGGCAGCAGCAGACTCCCCCTCCGTTGACGTTCCCGAAGTGGCGTATGCGTCCGAGATCAAGGTGGAGGATCTTCCTTTCTAG
- the murB gene encoding UDP-N-acetylmuramate dehydrogenase, translating into MTIQELIPLGPKTTMKIGGSARYYAELKTKDDVEEAWKFSREKNVPLIVLGAGANTVFADGTINALIVRITADNLVIQEPDTRNQIPAIHAETGISLATLINRLADHNLDLSALTGIPGTLGGALVGNAGQGPKGIWLDSFVESVTVFDGEWKTLAKAECQFAYRESVFKHWESRSPKSEVRSPILWESTLTLPSRPAAEIKADINALLKKRIETQPHRLTAGSCFKAVEGTPAWQLIDKAALKGLKVGGVQISDKHANFLINAGGGTFTDLTALIKTVRGKVPALQGIEMRLIGEDGGIVQL; encoded by the coding sequence ATGACCATCCAGGAACTCATCCCCCTCGGCCCCAAGACGACGATGAAGATCGGCGGCTCTGCGCGCTACTACGCGGAGCTCAAGACCAAGGACGACGTAGAGGAGGCGTGGAAGTTCTCCCGGGAGAAGAACGTGCCGCTCATCGTGCTGGGCGCCGGCGCCAACACCGTGTTCGCAGATGGAACGATCAACGCACTCATCGTCCGCATCACCGCGGACAACCTCGTCATACAGGAACCAGATACCAGGAACCAGATACCAGCTATTCATGCGGAAACGGGAATAAGTCTGGCGACGCTCATCAACCGATTGGCCGATCATAACTTGGACCTCTCCGCACTTACGGGAATACCGGGGACGCTCGGCGGCGCGCTGGTGGGCAACGCGGGGCAGGGGCCCAAGGGCATCTGGCTCGATTCCTTCGTAGAGTCCGTGACGGTCTTCGATGGCGAGTGGAAGACGCTCGCCAAAGCAGAATGCCAATTCGCATACCGCGAGAGCGTTTTCAAGCACTGGGAATCCCGAAGTCCGAAGTCCGAAGTCCGAAGTCCCATCCTCTGGGAATCAACACTCACCCTTCCTTCGCGTCCCGCCGCGGAAATCAAGGCGGATATCAACGCGCTCCTCAAAAAACGCATCGAAACCCAGCCGCACCGCCTCACCGCCGGCTCGTGCTTCAAGGCCGTGGAGGGGACGCCCGCCTGGCAGCTGATCGACAAGGCGGCTTTGAAAGGATTGAAGGTCGGCGGCGTGCAGATCAGCGACAAGCACGCCAACTTCCTCATCAACGCGGGCGGCGGGACGTTCACGGACCTCACGGCGCTGATCAAGACGGTCCGCGGGAAAGTCCCCGCGCTGCAGGGGATCGAGATGCGGTTGATTGGAGAGGACGGGGGGATCGTTCAACTTTGA